One Tachysurus fulvidraco isolate hzauxx_2018 chromosome 2, HZAU_PFXX_2.0, whole genome shotgun sequence DNA segment encodes these proteins:
- the axdnd1 gene encoding axonemal dynein light chain domain-containing protein 1 isoform X3 — MSACVNCGPSPPAFPKPESRRSKRLNHSVQASDEENNLAELPEVKDRSSVNEGLQMPVLSLDNGQNDFIPDELLSNLTSTVCPQDRDQYNKTHKHPKVCGIRAPDAVWHHNTGRKKYHYFLDQPTSVTGAGRDISFLCDALAAQRQRIFLPPMPDRATISLQDGQKDTNSTETLIPEEYHIITNKGVKALQCYDDKYTVLLEDEKKGLKIFPSMRPSGRLEAAQLMRVMDDMLEKAGANQEFEGVKGLSQLQGLLELVRVEQNIYNIVFHELIRQVSVECRERGQLLAKLRHRYVTLLDRIPRQLISLHTETLAQRTLDRRLTEEIVCFKHSITQLNEELNQLCDHDEHVFKQAEKAQEDLAKALKQSQLDSDLVGEYHSLYELQRQRLEGQVAVLTEEKDLWSKATYSIALKVIKLNNLQLINRLHVSEQAWSKTAEHFTNVLTAKDSENLNRIMQLTDQWKEQLTSFMENLRETEKKQYESIRSIQIGLVRWHKFCENNVRSPDVKFEKTSVEVLCNDLKQWSMVLSMLCERYGGADLLSGQETIQTLEQLQDSWVEVCMQLFRRHPALDKEAPNGQAAMRELSHAITELYTQLGIRIDGESGIHQQLITLAGVIGSWANRLKSLIGQLDLVHHSEWLKLEKALGSCINMCEEALVNVNNTQAESEKIKQKPHSKIEINDVLNMLREFVSSQNNFYDYTNLTLCEEVNSLHALQTRWMVDLLLLMVPDQCDGQEPHSPPSPELNVFKDVYFQKLKEDARNLAQKLNYFSKYITSSCQAIVEEMMQKNMTQDDAENEIYQLSKLQRECAEWVDICQILLCELMGRHLELPLPDEAVPKFITDLSLSVERVHSPVDVYATQVRPAEVNEDERAAVTAGERPFISQKMNQQVEEREEDVVENEKRSLVMKLIGHDGQIIEQTLGEEPLDITGSCGGSCYQC, encoded by the exons ATGTCTGCGTGCGTAAACTGTGGTCCGTCACCTCCTGCTTTCCCGAAGCCAGAGAGCCGGAGATCGAAGAGACTAAATCACTCTGTTCAAGCTTCTGATGAAGAAAACAACT TGGCTGAACTTCCAGAAGTAAAAGACAGATCTTCAGTAAATGAAGGACTCCAAATGCCAGTGCTTTCACTAGACAATGGGCAAAATGACTTCATACCGGATGAGCTTCTCTCAAATCTCACCTCAACTGTATGCCCGCAAGACAGAGACCAGTACAACAAAACTCACAAACACCCAAAG GTTTGTGGAATACGTGCACCGGATGCAGTATGGCACCACAACACTGGCCGGAAAAAATACCACTACTTTCTCGACCAGCCAACATCTGTGACTGGAGCTGGCAG GGATATATCCTTTCTGTGTGATGCTTTGGCAGCTCAGAGGCAGCGAATCTTCCTCCCGCCCATGCCTGACAGGGCCACCATTTCTTTGCAAGATGGTCAAAAG GATACAAATTCTACAGAGACGTTAATCCCAGAGGAATACcatataataacaaataaaggaGTGAAAGCACTGCAGTGTTATGATGA cAAATATACAGTTCTGCTAGAGGATGAGAAAAAAGGACTTAAAATCTTTCCATCAAT GAGGCCGAGTGGGCGCTTGGAGGCAGCTCAGCTGATGAGGGTAATGGATGATATGCTGGAAAAGGCAGGTGCTAATCAAGAGTTTGAGGGGGTCAAAGGCCTGTCACAG CTACAGGGTTTGCTGGAGTTGGTGCGGGTGGAGCAGAACATCTACAACATCGTGTTTCATGAGTTAATCCGGCAGGTGAGCGTGGAGTGTAGAGAGAGGGGCCAGCTACTAGCTAAACTCAG GCACAGGTATGTGACACTGTTAGACCGAATCCCACGTCAGCTCATAAGTCTGCATACAGAGACTCTGGCACAGAGAACTCTGGACCGCCGGCTGACTGAAGAGATCGTCTGCTTCAAGCACTCTATTACACAACTCAATGA AGAGCTAAATCAGCTGTGTGATCATGATGAGCATGTATTCAAGCAGGCTGAAAAGGCCCAGGAGGATTTGGCTAAAGCACTGAAGCAATCACAGCTTGACTCTGA CCTTGTTGGGGAGTATCACAGTCTGTATGAACTGCAGAGGCAGAGGCTGGAGGGGCAAGTGGCTGTACTGACTGAAGAGAAGGACTTATGGAGCAAGGCCACATACAGCATTGCTCTCAAG gttattaaattaaacaacCTGCAGCTGATCAACAGACTTCATGTCAGTGAGCAAGCATGGAGCAAAACAGCAGAGCATTTCACTAATGTCCTGACAGCAAAG GACTCTGAGAACCTGAATCGCATCATGCAGCTAACAGACCAGTGGAAAGAGCAGCTGACCAGTTTCATGGAGAACCTCAGAGAGactgaaaaaaaacagtatgaGAGTATCAGGTCCATCCAGATTGGCCTTGTCAGGTGGCACAAGTTTTGTGAGAATAACGTGAG GAGCCCTGATGTAAAATTTGAAAAAACGTCGGTGGAGGTGTTGTGTAATGACTTGAAGCAGTGGTCGATG GTGTTGAGCATGCTGTGTGAGCGGTATGGAGGAGCAGACCTTCTCTCTGGTCAAGAGACAATTCAGACACTAGAGCAGCTGCAGGATTCGTGGGTGGAGGTGTGTATGCAGCTGTTCAGGAGACATCCAGCATTAGATAAAGAGGCTCCTAATGGTCAGGCAGCCATGAGAGAACTGAGCCACGCTATCACTGAGCTGTACACACAGCTGGGTATTCGAATCGATGGAGAGAGCG GAATTCATCAACAGTTGATTACTCTGGCTGGAGTAATTGGTTCCTGGGCTAATAGACTGAAGAGTCTTATTGGACAGTTAGACCTGGTACATCACTCTGAATGGTTGAAGCTAGAGAAGGCCCTAGGAAGCTGTATAAATATGTGTGAAGAGGCCCTGGTAAACGTGAACAACACCCAGGCAGAGAGTGAGAAGATAAAGCAGAAGCCTCATTCCAA GATTGAAATCAATGATGTACTGAACATGCTGAGGGAGTTTGTCTCATCTCAAAACAACTTTTATGACTACACAAACCTGACACTTTGTGAGGAG GTCAACTCTTTGCATGCTCTGCAAACTCGCTGGATGGTGGATCTTCTGCTACTTATGGTGCCAGACCAGTGTGATGGCCAAGAGCCCCATTCTCCACCAAGCCCAGAATTAAATGTCTTTAAGGATGTGTATTTTCAGAAGCTAAAGGAAGATGCCAGGAATCTTGCACAGAAACTCAACTATTTCTCCAAATATATTACAAG TTCTTGCCAGGCTATCGTAGAGGAGATGATGCAAAAGAATATGACTCAGGATGATGCAGAAAATGAAATTTACCAACTCAGCAAACTTCAG AGGGAGTGTGCCGAGTGGGTGGACATCTGTCAGATCCTGCTGTGTGAGTTGATGGGACGCCATTTGGAGCTGCCACTGCCTGACGAAGCTGTTCCCAAGTTCATCACTGACCTCTCCTTATCTGTGGAGAGGGTACACTCTCCA GTTGATGTATATGCTACTCAAGTGAGGCCAGCAGAAGTCAATGAAGATGAGAGGGCAGCTGTAACAGCAGGAGAAAGACCTTTCATTTCCCAAAAAATGAATCAGCAG GTGGAGGAAAGGGAAGAGGATGTCGttgagaatgaaaaaagaagcTTAGTCATGAAGCTTATAGGCCATGATGGCCAAATTATTGAACAGACATTGGGAGAAGAACCATTGGACATCACTGGG agctgtGGAGGCTCGTGCTATCAGTGCTGA
- the axdnd1 gene encoding axonemal dynein light chain domain-containing protein 1 isoform X1, translating into MSACVNCGPSPPAFPKPESRRSKRLNHSVQASDEENNLAELPEVKDRSSVNEGLQMPVLSLDNGQNDFIPDELLSNLTSTVCPQDRDQYNKTHKHPKVCGIRAPDAVWHHNTGRKKYHYFLDQPTSVTGAGRDISFLCDALAAQRQRIFLPPMPDRATISLQDGQKDTNSTETLIPEEYHIITNKGVKALQCYDDKYTVLLEDEKKGLKIFPSMRPSGRLEAAQLMRVMDDMLEKAGANQEFEGVKGLSQLQGLLELVRVEQNIYNIVFHELIRQVSVECRERGQLLAKLRHRYVTLLDRIPRQLISLHTETLAQRTLDRRLTEEIVCFKHSITQLNEELNQLCDHDEHVFKQAEKAQEDLAKALKQSQLDSDLVGEYHSLYELQRQRLEGQVAVLTEEKDLWSKATYSIALKVIKLNNLQLINRLHVSEQAWSKTAEHFTNVLTAKDSENLNRIMQLTDQWKEQLTSFMENLRETEKKQYESIRSIQIGLVRWHKFCENNVRSPDVKFEKTSVEVLCNDLKQWSMVLSMLCERYGGADLLSGQETIQTLEQLQDSWVEVCMQLFRRHPALDKEAPNGQAAMRELSHAITELYTQLGIRIDGESGIHQQLITLAGVIGSWANRLKSLIGQLDLVHHSEWLKLEKALGSCINMCEEALVNVNNTQAESEKIKQKPHSKIEINDVLNMLREFVSSQNNFYDYTNLTLCEEVNSLHALQTRWMVDLLLLMVPDQCDGQEPHSPPSPELNVFKDVYFQKLKEDARNLAQKLNYFSKYITSSCQAIVEEMMQKNMTQDDAENEIYQLSKLQRECAEWVDICQILLCELMGRHLELPLPDEAVPKFITDLSLSVERVHSPVDVYATQVRPAEVNEDERAAVTAGERPFISQKMNQQVEEREEDVVENEKRSLVMKLIGHDGQIIEQTLGEEPLDITGTSHPVVRPCSEKAQQAFSALCTLELLQQELLAVEARAISAEERALKAEEALQIALERIHDLERQLPQRASLETKASNSVSPVANKEAILELKEVSQQPIPSPKQTKSSKKH; encoded by the exons ATGTCTGCGTGCGTAAACTGTGGTCCGTCACCTCCTGCTTTCCCGAAGCCAGAGAGCCGGAGATCGAAGAGACTAAATCACTCTGTTCAAGCTTCTGATGAAGAAAACAACT TGGCTGAACTTCCAGAAGTAAAAGACAGATCTTCAGTAAATGAAGGACTCCAAATGCCAGTGCTTTCACTAGACAATGGGCAAAATGACTTCATACCGGATGAGCTTCTCTCAAATCTCACCTCAACTGTATGCCCGCAAGACAGAGACCAGTACAACAAAACTCACAAACACCCAAAG GTTTGTGGAATACGTGCACCGGATGCAGTATGGCACCACAACACTGGCCGGAAAAAATACCACTACTTTCTCGACCAGCCAACATCTGTGACTGGAGCTGGCAG GGATATATCCTTTCTGTGTGATGCTTTGGCAGCTCAGAGGCAGCGAATCTTCCTCCCGCCCATGCCTGACAGGGCCACCATTTCTTTGCAAGATGGTCAAAAG GATACAAATTCTACAGAGACGTTAATCCCAGAGGAATACcatataataacaaataaaggaGTGAAAGCACTGCAGTGTTATGATGA cAAATATACAGTTCTGCTAGAGGATGAGAAAAAAGGACTTAAAATCTTTCCATCAAT GAGGCCGAGTGGGCGCTTGGAGGCAGCTCAGCTGATGAGGGTAATGGATGATATGCTGGAAAAGGCAGGTGCTAATCAAGAGTTTGAGGGGGTCAAAGGCCTGTCACAG CTACAGGGTTTGCTGGAGTTGGTGCGGGTGGAGCAGAACATCTACAACATCGTGTTTCATGAGTTAATCCGGCAGGTGAGCGTGGAGTGTAGAGAGAGGGGCCAGCTACTAGCTAAACTCAG GCACAGGTATGTGACACTGTTAGACCGAATCCCACGTCAGCTCATAAGTCTGCATACAGAGACTCTGGCACAGAGAACTCTGGACCGCCGGCTGACTGAAGAGATCGTCTGCTTCAAGCACTCTATTACACAACTCAATGA AGAGCTAAATCAGCTGTGTGATCATGATGAGCATGTATTCAAGCAGGCTGAAAAGGCCCAGGAGGATTTGGCTAAAGCACTGAAGCAATCACAGCTTGACTCTGA CCTTGTTGGGGAGTATCACAGTCTGTATGAACTGCAGAGGCAGAGGCTGGAGGGGCAAGTGGCTGTACTGACTGAAGAGAAGGACTTATGGAGCAAGGCCACATACAGCATTGCTCTCAAG gttattaaattaaacaacCTGCAGCTGATCAACAGACTTCATGTCAGTGAGCAAGCATGGAGCAAAACAGCAGAGCATTTCACTAATGTCCTGACAGCAAAG GACTCTGAGAACCTGAATCGCATCATGCAGCTAACAGACCAGTGGAAAGAGCAGCTGACCAGTTTCATGGAGAACCTCAGAGAGactgaaaaaaaacagtatgaGAGTATCAGGTCCATCCAGATTGGCCTTGTCAGGTGGCACAAGTTTTGTGAGAATAACGTGAG GAGCCCTGATGTAAAATTTGAAAAAACGTCGGTGGAGGTGTTGTGTAATGACTTGAAGCAGTGGTCGATG GTGTTGAGCATGCTGTGTGAGCGGTATGGAGGAGCAGACCTTCTCTCTGGTCAAGAGACAATTCAGACACTAGAGCAGCTGCAGGATTCGTGGGTGGAGGTGTGTATGCAGCTGTTCAGGAGACATCCAGCATTAGATAAAGAGGCTCCTAATGGTCAGGCAGCCATGAGAGAACTGAGCCACGCTATCACTGAGCTGTACACACAGCTGGGTATTCGAATCGATGGAGAGAGCG GAATTCATCAACAGTTGATTACTCTGGCTGGAGTAATTGGTTCCTGGGCTAATAGACTGAAGAGTCTTATTGGACAGTTAGACCTGGTACATCACTCTGAATGGTTGAAGCTAGAGAAGGCCCTAGGAAGCTGTATAAATATGTGTGAAGAGGCCCTGGTAAACGTGAACAACACCCAGGCAGAGAGTGAGAAGATAAAGCAGAAGCCTCATTCCAA GATTGAAATCAATGATGTACTGAACATGCTGAGGGAGTTTGTCTCATCTCAAAACAACTTTTATGACTACACAAACCTGACACTTTGTGAGGAG GTCAACTCTTTGCATGCTCTGCAAACTCGCTGGATGGTGGATCTTCTGCTACTTATGGTGCCAGACCAGTGTGATGGCCAAGAGCCCCATTCTCCACCAAGCCCAGAATTAAATGTCTTTAAGGATGTGTATTTTCAGAAGCTAAAGGAAGATGCCAGGAATCTTGCACAGAAACTCAACTATTTCTCCAAATATATTACAAG TTCTTGCCAGGCTATCGTAGAGGAGATGATGCAAAAGAATATGACTCAGGATGATGCAGAAAATGAAATTTACCAACTCAGCAAACTTCAG AGGGAGTGTGCCGAGTGGGTGGACATCTGTCAGATCCTGCTGTGTGAGTTGATGGGACGCCATTTGGAGCTGCCACTGCCTGACGAAGCTGTTCCCAAGTTCATCACTGACCTCTCCTTATCTGTGGAGAGGGTACACTCTCCA GTTGATGTATATGCTACTCAAGTGAGGCCAGCAGAAGTCAATGAAGATGAGAGGGCAGCTGTAACAGCAGGAGAAAGACCTTTCATTTCCCAAAAAATGAATCAGCAG GTGGAGGAAAGGGAAGAGGATGTCGttgagaatgaaaaaagaagcTTAGTCATGAAGCTTATAGGCCATGATGGCCAAATTATTGAACAGACATTGGGAGAAGAACCATTGGACATCACTGGG ACCAGTCATCCTGTTGTACGACCATGCTCTGAGAAAGCACAGCAGGCTTTTAGTGCACTGTGTACTTTGGAGCTTCTTCAGCAGGAGCTACT agctgtGGAGGCTCGTGCTATCAGTGCTGAAGAGAGGGCTCTAAAGGCAGAGGAAGCCCTCCAGATAGCTTTGGAGAGGATCCATGATTTAGAGAGACAACTACCACAAAGAGCCAGTCTAGAAACCAAAG CAAGTAATTCTGTTTCACCAGTTGCTAACAAGGAGGCCATTCTTGAACTGAAAGAAGTGAGTCAGCAGCCCATACCAAGCCCCAAACAAACTAAAAGCAGCAagaaacactaa
- the axdnd1 gene encoding axonemal dynein light chain domain-containing protein 1 isoform X2 has product MSACVNCGPSPPAFPKPESRRSKRLNHSVQASDEENNLAELPEVKDRSSVNEGLQMPVLSLDNGQNDFIPDELLSNLTSTVCPQDRDQYNKTHKHPKVCGIRAPDAVWHHNTGRKKYHYFLDQPTSVTGAGRDISFLCDALAAQRQRIFLPPMPDRATISLQDGQKDTNSTETLIPEEYHIITNKGVKALQCYDDKYTVLLEDEKKGLKIFPSMRPSGRLEAAQLMRVMDDMLEKAGANQEFEGVKGLSQLQGLLELVRVEQNIYNIVFHELIRQVSVECRERGQLLAKLRHRYVTLLDRIPRQLISLHTETLAQRTLDRRLTEEIVCFKHSITQLNEELNQLCDHDEHVFKQAEKAQEDLAKALKQSQLDSDLVGEYHSLYELQRQRLEGQVAVLTEEKDLWSKATYSIALKVIKLNNLQLINRLHVSEQAWSKTAEHFTNVLTAKDSENLNRIMQLTDQWKEQLTSFMENLRETEKKQYESIRSIQIGLVRWHKFCENNVRSPDVKFEKTSVEVLCNDLKQWSMVLSMLCERYGGADLLSGQETIQTLEQLQDSWVEVCMQLFRRHPALDKEAPNGQAAMRELSHAITELYTQLGIRIDGESGIHQQLITLAGVIGSWANRLKSLIGQLDLVHHSEWLKLEKALGSCINMCEEALVNVNNTQAESEKIKQKPHSKIEINDVLNMLREFVSSQNNFYDYTNLTLCEEVNSLHALQTRWMVDLLLLMVPDQCDGQEPHSPPSPELNVFKDVYFQKLKEDARNLAQKLNYFSKYITSSCQAIVEEMMQKNMTQDDAENEIYQLSKLQRECAEWVDICQILLCELMGRHLELPLPDEAVPKFITDLSLSVERVHSPVDVYATQVRPAEVNEDERAAVTAGERPFISQKMNQQVEEREEDVVENEKRSLVMKLIGHDGQIIEQTLGEEPLDITGTSHPVVRPCSEKAQQAFSALCTLELLQQELLAVEARAISAEERALKAEEALQIALERIHDLERQLPQRASLETKVANKEAILELKEVSQQPIPSPKQTKSSKKH; this is encoded by the exons ATGTCTGCGTGCGTAAACTGTGGTCCGTCACCTCCTGCTTTCCCGAAGCCAGAGAGCCGGAGATCGAAGAGACTAAATCACTCTGTTCAAGCTTCTGATGAAGAAAACAACT TGGCTGAACTTCCAGAAGTAAAAGACAGATCTTCAGTAAATGAAGGACTCCAAATGCCAGTGCTTTCACTAGACAATGGGCAAAATGACTTCATACCGGATGAGCTTCTCTCAAATCTCACCTCAACTGTATGCCCGCAAGACAGAGACCAGTACAACAAAACTCACAAACACCCAAAG GTTTGTGGAATACGTGCACCGGATGCAGTATGGCACCACAACACTGGCCGGAAAAAATACCACTACTTTCTCGACCAGCCAACATCTGTGACTGGAGCTGGCAG GGATATATCCTTTCTGTGTGATGCTTTGGCAGCTCAGAGGCAGCGAATCTTCCTCCCGCCCATGCCTGACAGGGCCACCATTTCTTTGCAAGATGGTCAAAAG GATACAAATTCTACAGAGACGTTAATCCCAGAGGAATACcatataataacaaataaaggaGTGAAAGCACTGCAGTGTTATGATGA cAAATATACAGTTCTGCTAGAGGATGAGAAAAAAGGACTTAAAATCTTTCCATCAAT GAGGCCGAGTGGGCGCTTGGAGGCAGCTCAGCTGATGAGGGTAATGGATGATATGCTGGAAAAGGCAGGTGCTAATCAAGAGTTTGAGGGGGTCAAAGGCCTGTCACAG CTACAGGGTTTGCTGGAGTTGGTGCGGGTGGAGCAGAACATCTACAACATCGTGTTTCATGAGTTAATCCGGCAGGTGAGCGTGGAGTGTAGAGAGAGGGGCCAGCTACTAGCTAAACTCAG GCACAGGTATGTGACACTGTTAGACCGAATCCCACGTCAGCTCATAAGTCTGCATACAGAGACTCTGGCACAGAGAACTCTGGACCGCCGGCTGACTGAAGAGATCGTCTGCTTCAAGCACTCTATTACACAACTCAATGA AGAGCTAAATCAGCTGTGTGATCATGATGAGCATGTATTCAAGCAGGCTGAAAAGGCCCAGGAGGATTTGGCTAAAGCACTGAAGCAATCACAGCTTGACTCTGA CCTTGTTGGGGAGTATCACAGTCTGTATGAACTGCAGAGGCAGAGGCTGGAGGGGCAAGTGGCTGTACTGACTGAAGAGAAGGACTTATGGAGCAAGGCCACATACAGCATTGCTCTCAAG gttattaaattaaacaacCTGCAGCTGATCAACAGACTTCATGTCAGTGAGCAAGCATGGAGCAAAACAGCAGAGCATTTCACTAATGTCCTGACAGCAAAG GACTCTGAGAACCTGAATCGCATCATGCAGCTAACAGACCAGTGGAAAGAGCAGCTGACCAGTTTCATGGAGAACCTCAGAGAGactgaaaaaaaacagtatgaGAGTATCAGGTCCATCCAGATTGGCCTTGTCAGGTGGCACAAGTTTTGTGAGAATAACGTGAG GAGCCCTGATGTAAAATTTGAAAAAACGTCGGTGGAGGTGTTGTGTAATGACTTGAAGCAGTGGTCGATG GTGTTGAGCATGCTGTGTGAGCGGTATGGAGGAGCAGACCTTCTCTCTGGTCAAGAGACAATTCAGACACTAGAGCAGCTGCAGGATTCGTGGGTGGAGGTGTGTATGCAGCTGTTCAGGAGACATCCAGCATTAGATAAAGAGGCTCCTAATGGTCAGGCAGCCATGAGAGAACTGAGCCACGCTATCACTGAGCTGTACACACAGCTGGGTATTCGAATCGATGGAGAGAGCG GAATTCATCAACAGTTGATTACTCTGGCTGGAGTAATTGGTTCCTGGGCTAATAGACTGAAGAGTCTTATTGGACAGTTAGACCTGGTACATCACTCTGAATGGTTGAAGCTAGAGAAGGCCCTAGGAAGCTGTATAAATATGTGTGAAGAGGCCCTGGTAAACGTGAACAACACCCAGGCAGAGAGTGAGAAGATAAAGCAGAAGCCTCATTCCAA GATTGAAATCAATGATGTACTGAACATGCTGAGGGAGTTTGTCTCATCTCAAAACAACTTTTATGACTACACAAACCTGACACTTTGTGAGGAG GTCAACTCTTTGCATGCTCTGCAAACTCGCTGGATGGTGGATCTTCTGCTACTTATGGTGCCAGACCAGTGTGATGGCCAAGAGCCCCATTCTCCACCAAGCCCAGAATTAAATGTCTTTAAGGATGTGTATTTTCAGAAGCTAAAGGAAGATGCCAGGAATCTTGCACAGAAACTCAACTATTTCTCCAAATATATTACAAG TTCTTGCCAGGCTATCGTAGAGGAGATGATGCAAAAGAATATGACTCAGGATGATGCAGAAAATGAAATTTACCAACTCAGCAAACTTCAG AGGGAGTGTGCCGAGTGGGTGGACATCTGTCAGATCCTGCTGTGTGAGTTGATGGGACGCCATTTGGAGCTGCCACTGCCTGACGAAGCTGTTCCCAAGTTCATCACTGACCTCTCCTTATCTGTGGAGAGGGTACACTCTCCA GTTGATGTATATGCTACTCAAGTGAGGCCAGCAGAAGTCAATGAAGATGAGAGGGCAGCTGTAACAGCAGGAGAAAGACCTTTCATTTCCCAAAAAATGAATCAGCAG GTGGAGGAAAGGGAAGAGGATGTCGttgagaatgaaaaaagaagcTTAGTCATGAAGCTTATAGGCCATGATGGCCAAATTATTGAACAGACATTGGGAGAAGAACCATTGGACATCACTGGG ACCAGTCATCCTGTTGTACGACCATGCTCTGAGAAAGCACAGCAGGCTTTTAGTGCACTGTGTACTTTGGAGCTTCTTCAGCAGGAGCTACT agctgtGGAGGCTCGTGCTATCAGTGCTGAAGAGAGGGCTCTAAAGGCAGAGGAAGCCCTCCAGATAGCTTTGGAGAGGATCCATGATTTAGAGAGACAACTACCACAAAGAGCCAGTCTAGAAACCAAAG TTGCTAACAAGGAGGCCATTCTTGAACTGAAAGAAGTGAGTCAGCAGCCCATACCAAGCCCCAAACAAACTAAAAGCAGCAagaaacactaa